A single genomic interval of Scylla paramamosain isolate STU-SP2022 chromosome 12, ASM3559412v1, whole genome shotgun sequence harbors:
- the LOC135105708 gene encoding LOW QUALITY PROTEIN: serine/arginine repetitive matrix protein 1-like (The sequence of the model RefSeq protein was modified relative to this genomic sequence to represent the inferred CDS: inserted 1 base in 1 codon) codes for MSAICFVCNLPILSHQVGLVWEGGNGYDEMQSESSSPRPRVGRRDSCAQITTIEPPREIRETSPXTSRRRRSSLAQLTDILRDWGRRDVAEQRSTSTCTTASTTPVGPLTRRESRDLSRRESFVEMAKSLPWRRKESLVDVPRIKNRRESSAEMKKRRQSGTDIRTDIAKFLARRESVTEILRRRARLPGAGEEGATGTRPRRCTRAPPATVWTRPPRRTAPRSTPPATCPRPSPASWPPDPPSRPRCRRSPTSPRRHLPPSCRGWGRRRAGARPRVRSPVSSPAPSSPTTTTTTTKRESITQLYRGKAGLAAPGVAGARVRARQQGDLAQVQQAAAPVHRHRGGPAAARLAARLAPLPLARRAGDRWPRQEVSPRLPVAGLRGGGGAVAGQEGAPRLPPTPLARSQRLQLQRDVPAQQTAAPVHHGGRVLRPGTPTLAISKVT; via the exons ATGTCGGCCATCTGCTTCGTGTGTAACCTGCCCATCCTGAGCCATCAGGTCGGGCTGGTCTGGGAGGGCGGCAATGGCTACGACGAGATGCAGAGCGAGAGTTCCTCGCCGCGGCCTCGCGTGGGCCGCCGGGACTCCTGCGCTCAGATCACCACCATCGAGCCCCCGCGGGAGATACGGGAAACCTCCC CTACCTCCCGCAGGCGGCGCTCCTCCTTGGCGCAGCTGACGGACATCCTGCGGGACTGGGGCCGCCGGGACGTGGCGGAGCAGCGGTCTACTAGCACGTGCACGACGGCCAGCACCACGCCCGTGGGGCCGCTCACCCGGCGGGAGAGTCGCGACCTGAGCCGCAGAGAGTCCTTCGTAGAGATGGCCAAGTCCCTCccgtggagaaggaaagagtccCTCGTGGACGTCCCGCGCATCAAGAACCGCCGGGAGTCCTCCGCTGAGATGAAAAAACGGCGGCAGAGCGGCACCGACATCCGGACCGACATCGCGAAGTTCCTGGCGCGGCGGGAGAGCGTGACGGAGATACTCCGGCGGCGCGCGAGACTCCCtggagcaggagaagaaggagcgACGGGGACTCGACCACGCAGGTGTACACGCGCTCCTCCCGCAACAGTGTGGACAAGACCGCCTCGCCGGACCGCCCCGAGATCCACTCCCCCCGCCACGTGTCCTCGCCCGAGCCCCGCGAGCTGGCCCCCAGACCCTCCGTCACGCCCCAGGTGTCGGCGGAGTCCCACATCTCCCAGGCGTCACTTGCCTCCCAGCTGTCGGGGGTGGGGGAGGCGGCGGGCGGGGGCACGGCCGAGGGTGAGGTCGCCCGTGTCTTCGCCAGCACCGTcctcgcccaccaccaccaccacaaccaccaagcGCGAGTCCATAACGCAGCTGTACCGCGGCAAGGCGGGACTCGCGGCCCCAGGTGTCGCCGGAGCGCGGGTCAGGGCGCGGCAGCAGGGAGACCTCGCCCAAGTACAGCAGGCTGCGGCGCCAGTCCACCGCCATCGAGGAGGCCCTGCCGCTGCCCGGCTCGCGGCGAGGCTCGCGCCCCTTCCTCTCGCCAGACGGGCCGGAGACCGATGGCCTCGCCAAGAAGTGTCGCCGAGACTCCCTGTCGCCGGACTCCGCGGCGGTGGAGGAGCTGTCGCTGGGCAGGAAGGCGCGCCGAGACTCCCGCCCACACCTCTCGCCAGAAGCCAGCGACTCCAACTCCAGAGAGACGTCCCCGCGCAGCAGACTGCGGCGCCAGTCCACCACGGCGGCCGAGTACTGCGGCCGGGGACGCCGACCCTCGCGATCTCCAAGGTCACCtga